In Cryptococcus deuterogattii R265 chromosome 4, complete sequence, a genomic segment contains:
- a CDS encoding AP-1 complex subunit gamma-1: MSGHYNLKALIKAIRSCKTLADERSVIQKESAAIRTSFKEEDTFARHNNVAKLLYIHMLGYPAHFGQIECLKLVASPRFSDKRLGYLGIMLLLDENQEVLTLVTNSLKNDMNHSNVYAVGLALCTFANISSEEMSRDLSNEIEKLLGSSNAYIRKKAALCALRIIRRVPDLLDHFTAKAKSLLQDRNHGVLLAGITLVTEMCAINEDVCAEFRKATGLLVKHLKNLVSTGYSAEHDVLGIADPFLQTKILRLLRLLGKGDVASSEAMNDILAQVATNTDSSKNVGNSILYETVLTVLEIEADSGLRVMAINILGKFLTNRDNNIRYVALNTLNKVVSMDTNAVQRHRNTIIDCLRDGDISIRRRALELSYALINESNIRVMTRELLSFLEVADNEFKLGLTTEICLAAERFAPNKRWQIDTVLRVLKIAGNFVRDEILSAFIRLVSHTPELQFYTAQRLYAALSSDLSQESLTLATVWIIGEFGDILLQGGTIDDGDEVQQVSDSDLVDLLEHVLNSPYADSLTRQFVMTALAKLSVRISEISTPNQNTLQDRIAVILASFSSSLELEIQQRAVEFGSLFSMREFKMGVLERMPPPEIRATIMGTVSERKPVGSTRTDKDMIADLIGDDSAPNTGGLPVTTTGPSTQDLLADIFGTGASDIASPGANAPAAPKSAATDIMSLFNTTPTATASPPVASSSSAGPAGGSLFDLVTPSPSTSSAPTVAPASTSAVKPQLQSYTAYDKNSLKITLTPKVSPGQPGVVQILARFTTSGTEKIEGVNLQVAVPKTQQLQMQAMSSQMIAPGSVETQQMRIHVPVGAAIRLRMRISFTRAGQSLTDQQDFAGFPPGLTGSK; this comes from the exons ATGAGTGGCCACTACAATTTGAAAG CCCTAATCAAGGCCATTCGCTCTTGCAAG ACCCTTGCCGATGAGCGCTCAGTCATCCAGAAGGAATCAGCTGCTATCAGA ACATCTttcaaagaggaagacacCTTTGCCCGGCATAACAATGTTGCCAAGCTTCTCTACATCCACATGCTAGGCTATCCTGCCCATTTCGGACAGATAGAATGCCTCAAGCTGGTTGCCAGCCCTCGGTTTTCGGACAAGAGATTGGGGTATTTGGGAATCATGTTACTGTTGGATGAAAATCAGGAGGTGTTGACACTGGTGACAAACTCTTTGAAGAA CGACATGAATCACTCCAATGTTTACGCTGTCGGCTTAGCTCTTTGCACTTTCGCCAACATCTCGTCAGAAGAGATGTCGCGAGATCTGAGCAACGAGATTGAGAAGCTTTTAGGAAGCAGCAATGCGTACATTAGAAAGAAG GCCGCCCTTTGTGCTTTGCGGATCATCCGTCGAGTCCCCGATTTGTTGGACCATTTTACCGCTAAAGCCAAGTCCCTCCTTCAAGACCGAAACCATGGTGTTCTTCTCGCTGGTATAACCCTTGTCACTGAGATGTGTGCCATCAATGAAGATGTCTGCGCCGAATTCCGCAAA GCAACCGGTTTATTGGTTAAACACCTCAAAAACCTTGTATCCACTGGTTACAGCGCCGAACATGACGTTCTCGGTATTGCTGATCCATTTTTGCAAACCAAAATTTTAAGATTGCTTCGACTCCTCGGTAAAGGTGATGTGGCGTCTAGCGAAGCAATGAACGACATACTTGCACAGGTTGCCACCAATACCGACTCATCAAAGAATGTGGGAAACTCAATCCTGTACGAGACAGTCTTAACTGTATTGGAGATTGAGGCGGATAGTGGGTTGCGGGTTATGGCGATCAACATACTCGGGAAATTCTTAACGAACAGGGATAACAATATAAG ATACGTCGCTTTGAATACCCTGAACAAAGTTGTTTCAATGGACACCAACGCTGTCCAACGTCATCGTAATACCATTATCGACTGTCTGCGAGATGGTGATATTTCCATCCGTCGGCGTGCACTTGAGCTCTCCTACGCTTTGATCAATGAGAGTAACATTAGGGTGATGACTCGAGAGCTGCTGTCTTTCCTTGAGGTCGCCGATAATGAATTCAAGCTCGGTTTGACTACGGAAATTTGCCTGGCCGCAGAGAGATTTGCGCCAAACAAGAGATGGCAAATTGATACTGTCTTACGCGTCCTCAAAATT GCTGGTAACTTCGTACGAGACGAAATTCTATCAGCTTTTATCCGCCTAGTCAGCCATACTCCTGAGCTTCAGTTCTACACTGCCCAACGATTATATGCGGCTTTATCTAGTGACTTGTCTCAAGAAAGTTTAACGCTTGCAACAGTCTGGATTATTGGCGAGTTTGGTGATATTTTACTGCAAGGAGGGACAATTGATGACGGAGACGAGGTCCAACAA GTATCTGATTCTGATCTCGTTGACCTCCTTGAACACGTGTTGAATTCTCCTTATGCCGACAGTCTCACTCGCCAGTTTGTTATGACGGCCTTGGCTAAACTCTCTGTCCGCATCAGCGAAATTTCGACCCCCAATCAAAATACCTTGCAAGACCGCATTGCAGTCATACtcgcttccttttcctcaagtTTGGAACTTGAGATTCAGCAGCGTGCAGTTGAATTTGGAAGCTTGTTTTCCATGAGGGAGTTTAAGATGGGTGTTTTGGAAAGAATGCCACCTCCAGAAATCAGAGCCACGATCATGGGCACTGTCAGTGAAAGAAAGCCTGTTGGGTCTACCAGAACTGACAAGGACATGATCGCCGATCTCATCGGTGACGATTCCGCTCCGAACACCGGTGGTCTTCCCGTTACTACCACGGGTCCGTCAACTCAGGATCTTCTAGCCGACATTTTTGGTACTGGCGCGAGCGACATTGCTTCTCCAGGCGCCAATGCTCCAGCTGCTCCCAAATCCGCTGCCACTGATATCATGTCCTTATTTAACACCACTCCCACAGCTACTGCTTCTCCTCCCGttgcatcttcctcatcagcTGGCCCGGCTGGCGGATCCCTATTTGATTTGGTGACTCCTTCTCCgtccacttcttctgctcctaCAGTAGCCCCTGCATCCACCTCTGCTGTCAAACCTCAACTTCAGTCTTACACTGCCTATGACAAGAATTCGCTTAAGATTACACTCACTCCGAAAGTGTCACCCGGTCAGCCCGGGGTCGTGCAAATCCTTGCCCGGTTCACGACTAGTGGCACAGAAAAGATTGAGGGAGTCAACCTCCAGGTGGCCGTTCCCAAG ACCCAACAGCTCCAAATGCAAGCGATGTCGAGCCAAATGATTGCTCCTGGGAGTGTCGAGACGCAGCAAATGAGAATCCATGTCCCTGTCGGA GCTGCCATCAGGTTGAGAATGCGAATCTCATTCACAAGAGCAGGTCAGTCACTTACCGACCAACAGGACTTTGCTGGTTTTCCCCCAGGATTGACTGGCTCCAAATGA